GTGAGCTAGCTGCAAGCTTGGTGCTTGATTACTATTCCTGCAGTAGATAGGAGGATGGGTATATGTTGCTCATTCCTGATTCATTAGTAAAAACCATTCCGACTCTGTATGGAACAGAGTATAGTAAAGATCCGTTGGTGAGATGTAAGTTTTTCTTGCCTGGAACCGGTTGGACTTGGTACGTAACTGAGTTTGACGGCAATGATATGTTCTTTGGCTATGTAGTGGGAGATTTTCCGGAGCTGGGATACTTTAGCCTGAAAGAATTGGAAAATGTGCGGGGACCACTTGGTCTAAGGGTAGAACGGGATTTGTATTTTAGGCCACAACCGCTTTCAAGGATTAAGTCTGGCCAAAGATAGTTATGTATATAATCAAAGGAAAGGAAATAATTATGAGAAAACTACCAGTTTTTAAGGGATATACCGTTGATTTTAGGTTAAAAGAGTTTCGGCATATAGTCTATGGTAAGCCAATGGAATTTATCCCGTTTGGCTCAGATAAAGGTGAGAAGCTAATGAATCAATACATTAAAACTCCCGAAGGGCTTGAGGAGTATAAGCGCAATAGTTAAAACTAAGGCTGAACACTTAAAAAATGTTCAGCCTTTTTTGTGATCGTTAACAACAATCCTTAATTAAATACTTTTAGCAACCATAACTATTCTATGTCTTGGAAGTTTAATACCTTTTTTTGTTTTGGATTTTCCAACATATGTTTCTAATAATTGTTTATCTTTCTCAGAATCAAAGTCCTCAAAAATTGGCACCCCTTGTAAAAATAAATCTAAGTCATAATAGCTAGCATAGTATTCAGAATAAAAATAATCTTGAGCAAATACAATTTCAAAACCTAAATCAATTAATTTTTGCTTATCAATTTCTAGTCTGGATTTATCCCACTTTTTATAGCCTTGGCCTCGGCCAAAAATTTCTTTTATGGCTTGACAATCTTTTTCACCAATTTCGATTCCCACAAAATGACCTCCAGATTTTAAAAGGCGTTTAAATTCGGGATAAGGGGTAGGCCCACGACGAGAAAAAACTAATTCAAAAGAATTGTTTTTAAAGGAAGTGTTACTAGCATCTTCATTTGTAAAAGTAATATTTTTCACTTTTAATTCTTCTTGCTTAATTTGGGCAATTTTTAAAAGTTCTTCGGATGTGTCAATACCAGTAATAGCTTGAAAATGATTGGCTATTTGAAAAGCAAATTTACAATCACCACAACCCACATCAAGAGCCTTAGTTTTTTTAGTGGCTAAGTCTAATAATTTCTTTTTAAAAACTTCTTCCGGATCACCATGAGGATATTCTGAAAAATATTTCTCCTGACTATTACTAAAACCATAACCGCCAAATTTTTTTGCAACTTTATTATAAAAATTTGTTTTCATAAGTTAAGTATATCATTATTATTTCAGTGTATTTCCCCAACTAATCTTATCTTTTAAACTCAGATAAAAATCTATATCAGCCTCAGGTTCTTCCTCTAGAGACTGAGCAATGTATTTTTTGAGAAAATCATCCATTGTTTCATTCGGACAGATTATTAAAATGGCAGGAAAAGGATGATGGGTTTTTCTTTGCCATTTTTCGGAAAAATAATAGTCAATGTATTGCCCAATCTTTTTTCTGAGCATAAATCGTGGTGTGTCTTCATCAATTATTTCCAGAAAGTAGCGTTTTATGGTTTTGCCATTTTGTCTGGCAATGTAGGCATCTGGCCGGTTATAGGGCAGGTAGTAGTGGGTCGATAGATCAGTTTTAGTAAAAAAATGTAAGATTCCATTTTTTTCAGTAGTTTTTAGCAACTCAAGATAAAAATCAGCCAGTTGCAAACAGTGGTTAATAAATTTTTGAGAGCGATATTTCTCCCGATAGGCCCGATTTAGTAATTTAGGGTTAACTTGATTCTGGCTAGCTAGGTAATGCTTACTTTTAGTTGCTAAATAGTATATTGCCGGTTTGGTATTTTCTTTGAGTTTATGCGAATAAATTCGACCAGTGATATTTTTTTGGGTTAAGTCTTTCAACCAGGTATTAATGGTTTTATGGTCTTTGTGGTGTAGTAGATTTTGCAATTGCAGGCGGTTTAGGAAACGGAAACGGTATAGCAGTAGCAGTATGTCATGTTGCCGTGGTGTAATATTTGGAAGCTCCATACTTGTAATAATTATTACCTCCCCTTATCTATAAGGGTATATAGGTAAAAAAAGAAACCTTAATTAATTGCTATAGTAAGACAATATTGCTTTTAGATACCCCCAGCCAGCTAGGGCAATAAAGCAAAGCTCTTACTTTGTTTTTTAAAAGTTTTTTTAGCAATCCTTGGAGCAGCTTGAATATCATTTTTTTTAGGCTCTATCCATTTCTTAGCATATAGATTTCTGGAAGAAGCAATTACCTCATTGACCCTGTTTTGAGAATAAGAAAGCTTAACTGGAGTAGTAATACCTGAAAACGGCTCCTCAGGATGCAAGGCTCCTAAACGCATATAGAAGTGATATGAAGGTAGGCTGGCAATCTCGCCTTTATCAATATAGGGCCTAAATTGAGGTAGGATCATCCGCTCATCTTCAGGATTGGCTGTACGGAAACAAATGACCGTGCCGGTGTTAGCCAAAGTCACATTGACCAAAGAAGTTTCTTCCAGTTGGGAAGTAGTTTGATGGGCCAGGATGGCACTTAAGCGGTATTTTCTAGCTTCAGATAGAATTTGGGCAAAAGCTGGAGTAGCAAAGTTTTGAAACTCATCAACATATAGGTAAAAATCTCTGCGTTTTTTTTCAGGGATACGTGCCCGTTTTAAAGCAGCTAGCTGGATTTTTGCCATTAACAGTACTCCAAAAACATTGGAATTATCTTCGCCGATTTTTCCCTTAGACAGATTAGCCAGCAGAATCTTGCCGTCATTTAAGATCGAGTCAAAGCTGATAGTGGATTTTTCCTGGTCCAAAATCCGTTTAGCAGTTGGAGAGAATAAAAAGCGGCCAATCTTATTTGTAATCGGTGAGATCATTTTTACCTTTTGGTAATCGCCAGCTTTGGCAAATTCATAGCGCCAAAAGTCTTTCAGATTTTCATCAGTTATATTTCTGGTCACCGATTTTCTAAAACTCGTATTTATTAGGAGTTTATAAATGGTAAATAAAGTGGCCCCAGGTACGGTAAAAGCAGTATGGATTGTATTGCGCAAGATATACTCCATCCGTGGCCCGGAATACTTGTCTGTATAAATTTTGTGAAACACGGAAATAATACTTTCGGCGATAAATTCTTTTTCCCGTAGGGCGCTTTCTGGATCTAGACCTGGAGTCAGCTCTAGCAGGTTAATGCCAATCGGATAACCAATATCATCGGGATTAAAGTAAACTACATCAGGAAGCCTATTTCTGGGAATAGTTGAGAGAATCTGCTCAGTCAAATCTCCATGAGGATCTAATACAGCCAATCCTTTGCCATGTTCTAAATCCTGTTTGATCATCGAAAGCAGCATGGTAGTTTTACCAGTACCAGTAGCCCCTAAGATATACACATGGCGGCGGCGCTCATCAGTAGTTAAGCCAATTGGAGTACGTGAGCCGCCGTATACATTGTTGGCAAAATAGATATCTTTGTTTTTCTGTTGTTTTAAGGATAAAGGGGCCGGTAATTGCTTGCTAAAATTTTTACTTATGTTTTCTGTTTTAGTGGTTCTGGTATAGGGAAAATGGTACAGATCGGACAGCTCAGTTACAGAAAGAACGAACTTGTTAAAAGGGGTTAGCAACCTGTGCTGATATAGCCAAAATAACATGTTTCTTACCACTTGCAGCTTGAGATATTTTTTTGGTTTAAGGGATTGGTAGGCGCCATTGGCAAAAGGGGCAAGGGCTGCTACAAAACCTTTTCTCACTTTTGCTTTAGTCATAGTCGACTTTGATAGGACAAGTAGGCGCAGAGAGGTAGCAAAAAGCGGCTGGTCCATCTTTTGCTTGATTTGGGATTCAATGATGTCCTTATAAGTGCTTTCGTATCGTGGCCTAGCTGTAGCTGCGATTGGCAAAAAAGGGCCTTCCCGACCGCCAGTAAAAATCAAAACTAGCAGACCAACCGGAAGTAAGGCAACTTGCACAATTAACTGGAAGATGAACGGGTAGCCACTGTGTAATGATTCAGGATTGCTTAGCATGGTGAGCACATCACTGTTTTTAAGAAAAAGGTTGCGTAGTTTGTTGATAGCTTTGTTAATGCTTCCGTTAACCGGTGAAACAATACATTGAAAGGCTACTAGCTCATGCTCAGTCAACTTAGTCATAGAGCCAGTAATATAGGCAATAGGATCATACTCTTTTAAACTATCTTGCTTTTTTAGCGGAAAAGCCAGGTGTTTGGTCAGCTTAAAATCAGTTACTTGGTAATTAATAATATTGGTCTCAAGGTAATCACTGGCATTTTTAACTTCAATCCCTGGCAAATATGAGATAATGGTTTTTCTAATAATAGTCGCATCTTCCTTGGACACTCTGAGCAAATACTTAATCCCATCATTTTTAGTCGAGAGAATTTCAAATGCATATGATTTATACAGATCAAAAAAATTCATGGTCCATGAACGCTGTTTTAATAGACCATAAACAGAATCAAACAAACGGATCGTAGTTAATTGGCTTTGCTGGGTAGAAGAGGGGGGAATAATTTCTAAAATGCTTATGGGTTTGTTTTTTTCTTTCCACACTAGGACAAGTTTAATAAATTGAAATATTACCCAAACTAAAAAAACAGCTATCAGAAAAAAGGTCAATAAAGGCTTATATAAATTAAAAGTTGTAGAAATTTGAATAAAGTATGGATTTAAAAATTTATCAACTAAGAAGGCTTGTTGTTTAAGAGTTTTAAGAAAGTAGTTGTTCTCCCACATACTGTCATGCATGGACAGTTCAGTTCGTTAATTTTAAATGATCACTTTGAGTGAATCATACTTGAGAGTTGATTATTTTGCAAAAGCATCTGCAATTTCAATAAATTACTCTTGACACTAACCATATATGGTCATATACTCTAACTAGTCATATATGGTTATTTAACAGATATGGAATGTACCAATGGACAACAAGCATTAGTATTTGAAAATAATTCTGGGAATAGTTTAGACAAGCAGTACAAAAAACCATTCATAGACGATGAACAAGCCATTGAAGCATTACTGCCAATCCCTTTAGAGCAAGATAGAGAAATAATAGAAGCTAAAAAAACCATGGGTAGAGTAGCAGCTTTATTTTCAAAGCAGGAGCTGAAAAGCATAGTTACTGAAATAAAATACTTATCACTTACTTGGTTGGATGAATTTGAAATGCAAATATTTGAAGGCAAAACTTTGCTGCAACTCTTGAAAGAAAGTGGCTTATGAAAGTATTTGATCAAGATGTAATTCCCGAAACAGGCAAAAGGGCAGTAATCTACCTCAGAGTTTCGACTGAAGAACAAGTTGATAATTTTTCTTTAAGTACACAAGAAGAAATATGTTGCAAAGAGGCTGAGAAAAAGGGATATGTAATAACCAGGGTTTTTAGAGAAGAAGGCAGATCAGCTAAATCTATCTCCGGTAGGCCGGTTTTAATAGAGCTTTTGGAATTTTGCCGAAAAAAGAAAAATAAGGTACAAGGCCTGTTTGTTTACAGACTGGATAGGGTTTCAAGGCAAACTTCAGATTACCTTGCTATAAGAAAAAGGTTGGCAGAAGCAGGTACAACCATATTTTCAGCAACCGAGCCGACAGGAGATAGTCCTACAGAAAAGCTGATCGAAACTATTCTGGCTGGCTTTGCCCAGCTCGACAATGATATTAGGAGCGAACGCGCCAGAAATGGATTGCGGGCGCGGTTTTTATCTGGACTTCCCCTAAATAAACCACCATTGGGTTATATTTTAAAAAACGGTAAAGTAGAAAAAGATTTAGAGGTCTGGGACAAAATGATTGACGCTTGGGAGCTTATGGCAACCGGCACTAAAAGCTTACGAGAGATGGCCAAAATTATGGATTCCTGGAATATCGGGGCTACTTACAGCGGCAAAAAATATACAGTAAGAGCCCAAACAGTACAAAGAATTTTTAGATCAAAGTTTTATATCGGTATTATCACATCTACCAAGTACCCAGAGGAGGTACAAGGGCAGCATCAACCTATGGTTTCTGAAGCTATATTTTATAAAGTTCAATCTATTCTGGATGGTCGTAACCTTACTAAAATTCCCTTATCTCAAAGAAGCTCAGATAATTCAGATTTTCCGCTAAAAAGAATCGTAAGATGCCAACGTTGTGGTACTGGCCTAACCGCTGGCTGGAGTAAGGGTAGAAATGCCAAATATCCATACTACCGCTGCGGTAAAGCCTGTACTGGAAAATCTATAAAAGCAGTTGAGTTAGAAAGCGCTGTAGAAAATCTGTTAAAACAAATTACACCCAAACCTGAAACGCTCAACCAATTTATAAACAGCATTGTTGCTATTTTTAATAAAAGAAAAACCTTACTAGAAAACAGAGAAAGGGAAATAGATAAAAAAGTAGATGAAATCCGGGCAAAACGGAAAGTCTTAGTTGCAAAGAATTTAGAAGGTCTCTACTCTGATGAAATTTACAAAGAACAAGCCAAAATCTTGGAAGATAGCTTAACTCGGCTGCAACTACTAAAAGAGGAGTCAAGGTTTGATAGCTATGACATCAATAAACTTACAGATTTCTTGAAAACTAAGTTGGCTGATTTAGGAAAAACCTACCAGGAGTCAAATCCCAACCAGATCAGGGTATTGCTGGGCTCAATCTTTCCTAGTGGTTTAGAGTGGGATTATAGCGGGAGTTTGAACCACAGTATTAGTCCGATTTACCAATATATATTACAAAAGGACACCATAGGTGTCCCGTTGAGCGGGGTTGACGGGACTCGAACCCGCGGCCTTCCGCGTGACAGGCGGACGCTCTAACCAACTGAGCTACAACCCCAAAAAAATTAATCTTCTACTTGTTCATTTGGGTTCCTTAAACCCATAGCTATTTCATGTAGTGTGTCCTTACTCACACGTATATCATTATTTCCAGTTTCAACTCTAAAATTTATTATCGCTCTAAGTTCTTCAGGACTCAAGTTACCTCTTTGCCTAGATTCTTGTAAATTAGCCATATAAAATATATTACTGTTTATAACAGAGTTGAATTATAATTTATTTACGATCTAAAAACAATCATTGCAATTAGCAGACAAAGCTCCTAATTGCTAAGAATGTAAAAATTGTGGTATAGTAGTGGTAATTAAAAAGTTTTTGGAACGCAATCAAATTTTAACAGGTTGCGTAGATATATGATTCCATACATCATTTTGGGAGCAATAGTTTTGATTGCAATCTGGCTATTTGCTACCTATAACAACTTTGTTCAAGTTAAAACTCAAATTGAAGCTTCTATCCAAGAAATTGGTAATCAGCTAAAAAGACAGGCTGATTTAATCCCTAACTTAGTGGCTAGCGTTAAAGGTTACATGAAGCATGAGAAAGATATCTTTAAAGCTATTACCGACGCTCGTAAAGGTGTCATGGATGCAGTGGGTAAAGGCGGTGATGCTCAAGCTTTGGTTGATGCTAGTACGGCTTTACAAAAAGCTATGGCTCCAATCAACGCTTTGTTTGAATCGACTCCCGAGCTGAAAGCTTCTGAATCTACTCAAAAACTCATGGAAGAGTTGCGTGATACTGCTGATAAAGTCATGTATTCCCGCCGAACCTTAATTGACCTGACAGCTGACTACAATATGAAAATCGTTTCCATTCCCAGTAATTTTGTAGCTATGATTTTTGGCTTTAAAAAACAACCAGGCCTCAAGATGGCTGACGCTGAAGAAGCTTTGTCTGTTTCAGCTGCCGAAACCAAGGCTCCAAAAGTAGAATTATAATAATTTATCATCCTGGAGAGCTATGCTTTGTAGTTCTCCAGGATTTTTGTAAGCATTAGTTTTTCAAACAATTGCATTGTATGTTGAATGTTTATGAAGCCACAGCCAGTAACAAACGTAAAACCTGGATAATCATGGTTTTATTTGTAGTATTTATTTCAGTTTTTGCCTGGGTTATAGGCGAAGCCATGGATTATGGCACTGGCTTCGTGGGTTTAGCTCTGATTATTTCCGGCATTATGAGCTTTGGCAGCTATTGGTATAGTGACAAGATTATTTTAACCATCTCTAAAGCTCGTCCGGCTACTCGCCAAGAGTTTTTCAACTTTTACACCGCTACGGAAAACTTGGTTATGGTTGCCCGTATTCCCATGCCAAAGCTTTATGTCATTGATGACACAGCCATGAACGCGTTTGCCACAGGTCGAGATCCGCAACATGCCGTAGTTTGTGCCACAACTGGTATTCTTCAGAGATTAGATAGAACCGAACTGGAAGGAGTAATTGCTCACGAGTTATCTCATATTCAAAATTATGATATTCGCTTGATGTCAATCGTAACTATTTTGGTTGGCTTTGTAACGCTTTTAGCAGATTGGTTTTTGCGGGCTTCGTTTTATGGTAAGCGTAGTAATAGTAAGGGACAGGAAGGTCAGTTACGTATGGTTATTGGGTTGATTGGAGTAGTTTTAGCTCTGCTTTCACCTTTAATTGCTCAACTTATTAAATTAGCTTTATCAAGACAAAGAGAATCTTTAGCTGACGCTTCGGCAGTAAAGTTGACAAGACAACCTTCAGGACTTATAAATGCCCTAAGAAAACTCGATGCTGACCAGGAGCCTCTGGAGGCGGCCAACAAAGCTACTGCTCATTTATACATTACCAATCCTTTGAAGAACCGTCATGGTGGCGTGGGCTGGTTTGCTACGTTATTTATGACCCATCCACCTATTGAGCAGCGAATCAAAGCATTGGAAGCAATGAGTTAGTTATAAATTTAAAAAAACAATAACCTGCTTATATTGTGACAATATGTCTGAAACATTATCTCCACAAGATTGTAACGTTCAAGCATTAGCTATTTTAGATCAAGATATTGCGCATTTATCAACTTTTGAAACGCAACTTCCCGCTGCTTCTCAGGAAAGATTAAGGGATTTACAAGCACTAAGGGAATCTGCTGATCCAAATGGTTTAATTACATACTTACAAGAAAAAATTAATTCCCTAAATGATATGCTTGTTTCAACAAACAGTTTGGATTTACAAGCAGCTATTCAAGCTGATATTTCTACTGCACGAAAAGCTAAAGCAGCTATGTTAATAGCTTGTTTTTGTTCATCTACATCTATATAAAGTATTTTGATGCCCAATCTTCAAAACCTAACTCAAAAATCTCAGGAAAGTTTAGCTGCTGCTTTTGAACAGGCTCAAAAAAATAAAAATCCTGAAATTTCTGACCTTCATCTCTTTAAGGTTTTGCTTCGAGATAGATCTGGAATTGTTTCTCAGGTCTTAGAAAGAGCCGGGTTAGATGTTGGTCAAATTAGTCAAAAAGTAGATCAGGAAATTGAAAAACTGCCTCAATCTTCAATAGCAACTGAGCCTCGTATTTCCCGAAGCTTTAATCAAGTTTTAGTGGAAGCTGCTAAACAAGCTGAACAAATAGGGGACAGTTACATTAGTCGGGAGCATTTACTTCTGGCACTCTCATTGACAGACTGCCAAAGCAGAAGTATACTAAAACAGTTAAACTTTGATATACATAAAGTAAGAAGAGAAATTATGGCTATCCGTGGCAATCAATCAGCTGATAACCCCAATCCTGAAGGAGCTTATCAAGTTTTAGAAAAATATACGATTAATCTTACTAACTTAGCCCGTGACGGCAAGCTGGATCCGGTGATTGGCCGCAATAGCGAAATCAGGCGAGTGATGCAGGTTTTGTCCCGCCGGACCAAAAATAACCCAGTTTTGATAGGTGATCCGGGAGTAGGTAAAACCGCTATTGCCGAAGGTTTAGCCCAGCGGATTGCGGCTGGCGATGTCCCTGAGACTTTAAAAAATAAAGATGTCCTAAGTCTTGATCTAGCTTCACTTTTAGCAGGAGCAAAATTTCGAGGCGAGTTTGAAGAGCGGCTTAAAGCTCTGCTGACTGAAATTAAAAAAGGCGAAGGCCGCTATATTCTCTTTATTGATGAGTTACATACCTTAATGGGTGCTGGTGGAGCTGAAGGCGCAGTTGATGCTTCCAATATGCTCAAACCCGCTCTAGCTCGAGGTGAACTACGGACTATTGGCGCCACTACTTTTAAAGAATACCGTCAGTACATAGAAAAAGATGCAGCTTTTGAACGCCGCTTCCAGCCAGTCTTTGTGGATGAGCCTAGCCCTGAAGACAGTATTGCTATTTTACGGGGCCTCAAAGAAAAGTATGAAGTCCATCATGGTATTACTATCACTGATGATGCCATCATTGCAGCGGTTAATCTATCAGTCCGTTATATCACTGACCGCTTTCTGCCAGATAAAGCTATTGATCTGATTGATGAAGCTGCCAGCAGGCTTAAGATTGAAGCTGAAAGCATGCCTAGTGACATGGATCAGCTACAACGGGAAATTACCCAATTGGAGATTGAAGAAAAAGCTTTGAAAAAAGAAAAAAATCAAGATCGTCTAGAAGAAGTCCGTAAACATTTGGCCAATAAAAAAGAACAGTTTACTGATTTAAAAAGCCGTTGGGAAAGTCAAAAAAAACTGTTTGAACAACTAAGCGGGAAGCGCGAAGAAATCGAACAAGCCAAAACAAAACTAGACCAAGCTGAGCGGGAAGTAAGGCTTGATGAAGCTGCCAAGATCAAATATGGCCAAATCCCAGAAATTGAAAAACAAATCAAAGAACTAGGGCTGAAGTGGGATCAGATTCCTACCGATCAAAAGCTAATCAAAGAAGCAGTCACTGATGAAGATATTGCTGAAGTAGTTTCGGCTTGGACCAATATTCCGGTTTCAAGGCTTTTAAAATCTGAGTCGCAAAAATTGACTGAATTAGAGCAAGAATTGCATAAACGGGTAGTGGGCCAAGATGAAGCTGTCAAAGAAGTTGCTAATGCTATCCGCCGTTCCCGCTCGGGGATTGCTGAAGAAGACCGGCCTATTGGCTCGTTTATGTTTTTGGGTCCAACTGGTGTAGGCAAAACTGAACTAGCCAAAGCTTTAGCAGAAGTTTTGTTTAATGATGAACGAGCCCTAGTTCGCATTGATATGAGTGAGTATAGCGAGCAACATAGCGTGGCCCGTCTGATCGGCGCACCTCCTGGTTATATTGGTTTTGATGAAGGCGGCCAACTAACTGAAGCTGTCCGGCGTAAACCATTTTCAGTCATTTTATTTGACGAGATTGAAAAAGCCCATCCGCAAATCTTTAATATCTTTTTACAAATCTTGGATGATGGCCGTTTGACTGATGGTCGAGGTCGAACCGTTAATTTTAAAAATACCATTATCATTATGACTTCCAATATTGGCAGCCAGCTGATCCAGGAATATGCCGACAAGCAAAGTAAAAAAGATCAGGACCAACTTCAAAATCAAGTTTTTGAACTAGTTAAACAGAGTTTTAAACCTGAGTTTATCAATCGGCTTGATGACATTATTTTGTTCCAAGCTTTGAACCAAGTTATGCTTAGCAAAATTGTTGATAATCAGCTAAAGTTAGTTGCTAAACGTTTAGCCAAACAAGATATTACTGTAACATTTACCGAAGCTTTGAAAAAACATTTAGCTTTGGCTGGCTTTGATCCAGCTTTTGGCGCCAGACCTTTAAAACGAGTGATTCAAAATGAAATTTTAGATGAACTAGCTTTGCAAATTATTGAGGGGAAAATACAAAGCGGAAATAAAATTGTTATAGATTTTTCGAAAAATCAGGTCAGCATCAGCTAATTTTTTTGCTATACTACCTCCATGAGTAAAAAACAGCTTTCCTCAGATGAAGTCAAACATATTGCTAAATTGGCTAATTTGACACTGACTGATGAAGAAATCTCCAAATTTCAAGACCAGCTCTCCGAAGCAATAAATTATATTGAGGTTTTGCAAGAATTAGATACCAACGATGTTTTGGAAACTTCCCAGGTCACTGGTTTAACCAATGTTTTTAAAGATGATGAAGTAGGCGAAAGTTTAAGCCAGGAAGAAGCTTTATCGGGAACTGATAAAAAACAAGATGGTTACTTTGTGGTTCCAGCTACCATCAAAAAAAGTTAAATAATTACCAATGAACTATACAGTCAAATCAGCACTAGTAGATTTAAAAACCAAGAAGATTTCTAGTTTGGAGCTAGTCCAGTCATGTTTTGAGCAAATTAAAAAACATGATCAAAAACTCAGTGCTTTTCTTACCCTTAACGAAGCAGAAGCTCTCAAGCAGGCTAAAGAAATTGACCAAAATCCCCAAGGCAAACCTCTGGAAGGCGTACCTTTTGTCTTAAAAGATAATTTTTTAACTAAAGGCTTAAAAACTACCGCCTCATCAAAGGTTTTAGAAAACTATATCCCTACCTATGAATCAACCGTTAGCCAAAAACTAAAAGATGCTGGTGCGATACTGCTTGGTAAAACCAATATGGATGCTTGGGCCCATGGCTCTAGTACGGAAACTTCTGATTTTGGTCCTACTAAAAATCCTTGGGATATTAAGCGTTTGCCGGGTGGTTCATCTGGAGGCAGTGCAGCCGCTCAAGCTGCTGCCATGACTGTTTTTGCCATTGGTAGCGAAACGGCTGGATCGATCCGCCAACCAGCTTCCTGGTGCGGTGTAACAGGCTTAAAACCCAGCTATGGCCGTTGTTCCCGATATGGGGTAGTAGCCATGGCTTCTTCAACTGATTCTCCCGGCCCTATTACCCAAACTGCTGAAGATGCAGCTTTAGTTTTATCTGTCATCGCCGGCAAAGACAGCCATGATGCTACTACTATTCCTGAAAACTCTTGGCAAATAGATAGTTTAGATATTGATAATAAACTAAAAATCGGCGTGATTGATGAATATTTTTTAGACAAAGCTGAAAAGGGTGTTAATGAAACAGTTTTACAAGCGATTGACAGCTTGAAAAAAAATAACAAACTTGCCTTTAGTAAAGTCAGCTTGCTTGACCCTAAATATGCCATTGCCATTTATACC
This genomic stretch from Candidatus Beckwithbacteria bacterium harbors:
- the gatA gene encoding Asp-tRNA(Asn)/Glu-tRNA(Gln) amidotransferase subunit GatA; this encodes MNYTVKSALVDLKTKKISSLELVQSCFEQIKKHDQKLSAFLTLNEAEALKQAKEIDQNPQGKPLEGVPFVLKDNFLTKGLKTTASSKVLENYIPTYESTVSQKLKDAGAILLGKTNMDAWAHGSSTETSDFGPTKNPWDIKRLPGGSSGGSAAAQAAAMTVFAIGSETAGSIRQPASWCGVTGLKPSYGRCSRYGVVAMASSTDSPGPITQTAEDAALVLSVIAGKDSHDATTIPENSWQIDSLDIDNKLKIGVIDEYFLDKAEKGVNETVLQAIDSLKKNNKLAFSKVSLLDPKYAIAIYTILQRSEVSSNLARYDGVRYGHDRSYFGDEAKRRIMLGTFALSVGYYDAYYKKAQKVRTKIMQDFEKVFEQVDLLVAPTSPSLALPLGATQGQAMFGEMQDVLVEASSIAGLPGISIPCGFVDGLPVGLQIIGKMGDEARVLKLPHYYQQITNWHQQTPIL
- the gatC gene encoding Asp-tRNA(Asn)/Glu-tRNA(Gln) amidotransferase subunit GatC gives rise to the protein MSKKQLSSDEVKHIAKLANLTLTDEEISKFQDQLSEAINYIEVLQELDTNDVLETSQVTGLTNVFKDDEVGESLSQEEALSGTDKKQDGYFVVPATIKKS